DNA from Halobaculum sp. XH14:
AAAGGCTGGCTTGAGCGGATCGTGCACGGGACGTACCTCATTCTGCCGCTCGCTGCCGGCGAGAACCCCGTGTATACCGAACACGAGTTCGTGATCGCGTCTGCACTCGTGGAGCCGATGTACATCGGGTACTGGAGTGCGATGAATCATCACGAACTGACGGAGCAGCTGTCCCGGACGGTGTACGTCGTGACGACAGCGCGCGCCCGAGAGCGTGACATCCACGGGGTCACGTATCGTCCGGTGTCGGTCACGGAGCAGAAGTTCTTCGGCTATCAACCGACGGCGGTCGGGTCGAACCAGGTGAACATTTCGAGTGTCGAAAAGACGCTGGTCGATTGCGCCGATCATCCGGAGTTCTGCGGGGGTATCAGCGAGCTTGCGAAGGCGATGCAGAACGCTGGCAACATGCGATGTTCGTGGGAACGCGTCGTCGAGTATCTGCGGCGAGTTGGAAACGGTGCCGCAACGAAACGACTCGTGTATCTCGCCGACCAGTTGGACATCTACCTTCCGGAGTACCGGGACCTCGTCGAGAACTTCACGACGGGATACCCGCTGCTCGATCCGACGAGGGAAGCGACGGGGACCCGCGACAGCACGTATCAACTCCGTCTGAACGTTGCCCCCGAATCGTTCCTCCCTGGTGACTTCTCATGATTTCCGACGCGCAATTACGACGGCTGGCCAGAGAACTGGATGTTCGCCTCGGCTACGCGGAGAAGAACTACGTCAATTCGTGGATCCTCTGGGCGATCTACACGAGTCCCTCCGGTGACAACCTGCTCTTCAAGGGTGGAACTGCGCTCAGCAAGTTGTACTTCCCGGAGACGTGGCGCTACTCGGAAGACCTTGATTTCGGTGTCGAGGGAGCGTACCACGGGAGCGAAGTGGAGTTGCAAAGCACATTGGAAGACGCGACGAGCGCATCCGGTATCGACTTCGAGGTGACCAAACACCGCGAACTGCAGAAAGAGGAGTATCCGACGCACTACGTCGATATCGATATCCAGTACACCGCCGTTCTCGGCCACAAGAACACGACGAGTCTTGACGTTATGATCGATGAACACGTTGCGTTCGCTTCGGTAGACCATCGCCACAGCTACGAGGATGTCCCGGAATTCGAGGTGACCGCGTACAGCCGTGAGGAAATTTTCGCGGAGAAGTTGCGAGCGCTCTATCAACGGTCACAGGCTCGTGACTACTTCGACCTGTATCGGATGATTACCGAGGCCGACGTTGATGAGTCGGATGTACTTCCGGCATTCACGCGGAAGTGTGAACACGACGGTCTTGACATCGACCTTCGGGACGGGCTTCCCGGAGAGAAACGGAATGAGATCCGTGACGGTTGGCAAAATACGCTCCCCGATTTGGTTGCAGACCTCCCCGAGTTCGGCCCCGTGTATGACACACTCGAAGACTACGTCCATTCGCTGGTCGACGAACAGCAACGCTAGTCCTGGAGGTGGGCAACGGCACGACCCTGGAGTTCACGGGGCTTCCCGACCTGGTCGACCAGTTCCAAACCGAGGTGAACGAATTCCATGAGCGACGAACCAACTGACACCGAGCCCGCGCAGGACGAATCCATCCCCGAGCCCGACGATATCGATCTCGTCACCGCCGAACCACCACCGACCGACCGCCGAGTACGGGTCGAACTCACTCTGTCGAACCGCCTCCCACACCTCCTCAGTACAGACATCCGCGGACGTCGTCGCGACGTAATCGTAGCGAACCAATCGCGTAGTGGACCTATGGATTCGAACGGATGCTCTCGGGGAGATCCGGGGTACGGTCTCGAAGCTCACTGAGACAGGTTTCGAGGATTGCCATCGGATTCGAATCCGTGAAGGATGCGGATTCACGGTGCGGTGCTGCCCACGCGTCGTGATCAACCTGGAAGTGGCTCGGGCCCAAGTTCTCGTGCGTTCCGTCCTGATGCCAGCCGCATGACCACGGTGTCCCCGGTTCGTTGTACTGGATACGGAACTCATCACGCTCGGAACGTGGACGCCACTCGAATTCAAGCGTCGCTTCGTCCGCGTCCAGATCCAGATCAAACAGGATCGCGCGATCGAGTGTCGCCACGAGACGGGCTGGACGCATCGGACTTGGATCAGCGGTCACGGCCGTGACGCCAGCTTCTCGTCGAAGGCGCGTGGTGACACGTTTGTGGACCTCATAGCGGTGGAGATGCGTGTCTCCAGGAATCGGTGAGTTTTCCATTCGCTGTGATCGAGTCAGTTGGCGGATGCGAGCCGAGTATCGCGAGTCGCCTCGATCGTGTCGTAGAGCTGAATTGCCTGCTTGATGAGCGTAGCCTGGTGCTCGTAGTACTCCCAATCCTCCGCGTCGTGCCGCCGCTGTCGGCGTTCGGCTGCCGGAATATCAGCACCGACGGTCGCCCGGAGCTCGTCAGCAGACGCCACAACGTATGCATCCTTCCACTCATCGATATCGTCCCTGATGGCCGCCAATTCAGCCGTGAGTTCGTCCTTCTGGTGCTCAGTGATGAGGTCACGGATCTGATCGAAATACTGGGTGACTGGATCTGGATAGTAGCAGGTCTCGCGGCCACGCTGGATCGTTTCGAGTGTATTCGCCTCGACGAGTTGGGTGAGGTACTTTTCGGCCGTGTTCCGGGCAACACCAGCAGCATCGGCTATCTCTCCCGCGTTTTTTGGGTCGCGAACCGTCATCGCGACCTCGCGAATCCGGGCGACCTTTGCCGTGTGGTCCATGGGCCCCGTGTCGTTCATACACCTGCTCGTCTCTCCAACAGTATTAGCGTTTTGAAACCTGATTCAACATATTGAATTAGAGCTGGGTTTCATCCGCAGACCGATGAACGGGTCTCGTGCCGGCGCAGCCGTGGTCCATCGAACGATCTCACGATGTCGACCTGTCGGTCGAAGATCCCGCATGCTCGATAGGCCGCCCCATCGATCCGAGCCGCGGGCCGAGTACTCACCCCCGAGTAAGACGGAGACTTTAACCCGAACCGTCTCCGGTGACGTAGGTAATGAACGGCGGTTGGCGGTACCGACTGCTGGGCGTCCTCGGCGTCGCGGTGCTCTCGGCAGTCGCCGTCTCGCTCGTCAACAACGCCAGCGTCCAGCTGCTCGTGGGCGGGCTGCCGGTCCTCTCGCGGCTCCCGACCGACCCGCCCGGGACCGCGGAGCTCGGGTACGAGGTGCTGACGACGGTGGTGGTGTGTCTCGCGGCGTTCCTCCCGCTGTACAAGCCGCGCCCGCGGCGGATCCTCGACGTGGTGGCGCTGGCCCAAAAGCGCGTGCTGGTGGCGCTGTTCGCGCTGGCGGCGATCGGCTACTTCGATTACACCTACCGGCTGCCGCGCCAGACGGTGCTGCTCCTGGCGCCGCTGCTGCTGGTGCTGCTGCCGGCGTGGTTCGCGTGGATCCGCCGCCGTCCCGCCGCCGGCCAGGAGCGGGCGATCGTCGTCGGCGACGACCCCGAGTTGATTCAGGAGGTCGCACGCGAGGTGGAGATTCCCCTGCTGGGGTATCTATGTCCGACGAGTTCGTTCGTCGAGGTCGGCGACGGCGGGCGGGTGCCGACGATGGCCGACGGCGGCGAGCGGTTCGTCGGGCTGGATCGACTGGGTGGGCTCTCCAGGATCGAGGACGTGCTCGTGGAGTACGACGTGAATACGGTGGTGCTGGCGTTCGAACACGCGGACCGGGCGGAGTTCTTCGGGGCGCTGGACGCGTGTTACGAGCACGGCGTCGCCGCGAAGGTGCATCGGGATCACGCGGATTCGGTGTTGACCTCGGAGGATGTTGGTGTCGGGCAGTTAGTGGACGTGGAGGTCGAGCCCTGGGACGTCCAGGACTACATCGTGAAGCGTGGGTTCGACGTCGTGTTTTCCGTCGTGGGGTTGGTGGTGCTGGCTCCCGTTGTTGTGGGAATCGCGTTGGCAATCAAACTGGACGACGGTGGATCCGTGCTGTATCGGCAGGAACGGACCGCCGTGTTCGGTGAGACGTTCGACGTGTACAAGTTCCGGTCGATGGTGGAGGATGCCGAGTCTGAGACCGGGGCAACGATCAGCGAGGAGGATGACGGAGGTGTGGATCCACGCGTAACTGACGTGGGGCGGGTGTTACGGCAGACGCATCTGGACGAGATCCCACAACTATGGTCGGTATTGAAAGGTGATATGAGTGTGGTTGGACCTCGGCCGGAGCGGCCCGAGCTGGATTCGGATATTCAAGTGGGGACCGTGGACTGGCAGAAGCGGTGGTTCGTGAAGCCTGGGTTGACTGGACCGGCTCAGGTGAGCGGGGTGACCGGGACCGAGCCGGAGGAAAAAATTCGGTACGACCTGGAATACGTTCGTGACCAGTCGTTCGGGCTTGACCTGAAGTTAGTTACACGGCAGGTATGGCGTGTGGCCATCGACGCAGTTGGAATAGATCGAGGATGAGAAGCATATTTACGATCAAATAGGATACTGTATTGCCTTACACTGCATATTATTACAGAAACTTCAAAATAGACCCCGTCATGGTAAATTTGGTTCCCATAGAAAACCTCAGACACTAAATGGTGGCTTGTTAACGGAGACAGTATGTCGAACTCGCCTGGTGTTGTCACGGTTTCACTGGACACCGAACTCGCGTGGGGGTGTTTCGATACCGTCGGCGTTGCAGCACACGAATTGGCCTACGCTGAAACAAGATCAGTAATTGAACGTCTTTGTCAGTTATTTACGGACTACGATGTGTCGGCAACGTGGGCACTCGTGGCACATCTCATAGATGACTGTAGTTTGAGATCAAACAGGCATAATGAGATGATTGATCCAGGTTTCGAGTGGATTGACAATTGGGCAGACTCCCTACCCTGTCAAAGTGGCGTCGACGAGGCTCTCTGGTACGCACCGGAGATTCTGGAGACTATTCAGGACTGTCCCACCAACCAGGAGATTGGACTACATGGCTACTCGCATATGATACTCGATGAGAAGAGCTGTCAGCCAGATGCTGCAAGACAGGAGTTAAACAGTGCCGTCTCGGTCGCCGAGGAAGTCGGTATTGTCCCCGAAAGCTTTGTCTATCCCCGCAACCGGATTGGATTTCGTTCGATCTTAGCAGATCGCGGCTTTGGAGTCTATCGAAGCCCGGACGCAAACTGGTACGAGCAAATGGAGCTTCCGGAACCCGTCAAGAAGGGACTTCGGTTCGCCACGGAATGCCTTATGACCACCCCACCGCCCGTGACGCCTACTACGGTCGACGACCTGATTGCAGTTCCCGGTTCTCAGGTGTTTCGACCGTCCCACAGCGGGTGGCAGTACACGCCAAGCAACTCACAAAGAGTCAGGGCAAAAAAGGGGATTGAACGGGCCGCCAAAACTGGGGAGATATTCCACCTCTGGTTTCACCCGTTCAATCTCGCACGAGAACCCGACAAGTTGCTATCAGCGCTCGAAGATGTGCTCCAGCACGTGGCAAACCAGCGTGCTGCTGGGCGAATTGAGGTGCTGAGCATGGCCGAGATCGCGCAGCAATTCCGGGATGGTCGCTGGCAAGAAGAGGAAATGCAATGACCGAACCCCACGTTTTACATCTAATCACCAGATTTCACCACGGCGGGGCCGAGGAGACAACAATCAATACACTCGAAGCACTTGCGACCGATTCACGGGCGTATAACCTCCAACTTGGCGTTGGTGCGAGTTACGATTCCGACCGACTCGCGTCAATCGAGGAATGGGGGATCAATACTGTCGTATTCGACTCAATTCGCCACTATAACCCAGTAGCGGCCGTCATTGCGGTGGTAGCCGTCGCCCGGTACCTCAGGCGTGAGGAAATAAGAATTGTCCACACCCACAGTACAGAAGCGGGAATCATTGGACGGTTCGCCGCGCGACTGGCAGACGTTCCGATTGTGATACACGAGATTCACGGTGATCCGGTCACTTCGGATCGGAACCAGTTACTCAATGCTACTATCTGCCGTCTAGAACGACTCGCGACCAACTCTGAGACAATTCTTCTCGTGAAATCAGAACATATCAAACAGGCATATCTGGACCGGGGAATCGGCACATCGTCTCAGTATCGGACCATCTATCACGGCGTTGACTTGGAGCTGTTCCAGACAGCGACACCAGTCCGCGACGACGGTGTCCCGATAGTCTTGTTCATAGGCCGGCTCGCGGACGGCAAAGGCTTATACGACCTTCTCAATGCCGTTCAGCGTCTTCAAGGAAAGGTTTCGTTCAAATTACTTGTCGCCGGTGACGGTCCTTTAGCGAAGGATTTAACGAATCAAGTAGAAACTAGAGGGCTCTCAGGGGTCGTCGAACTCTTGGGATACCGGGATGATGTACCTGGATTGATGGCTAGTGCGGACGTACTGGTCCTCCCATCGTATCGCGAGGGAACGCCAAGAGTGATCACCGAAGCACTCGCAGCCGGGACTCCCGTCGTGTCCACGCAGATCGCCGGTATCCCAGAACAGGTTGAGGAGGGTGTGACTGGTTTTCTGGTCGAACCAGGAGATGTCAATAATCTAATTAATCGTCTGCATCGACTGTTGGCTGACAGAGAGATGCGGATCACAATGGGTGAGCGTGCAATGGAGTCCGTGACGAAATTCGACGTAGCAGAAGCCAAGGAAGCCTACCGAAAGCTATATGCCGAACTCCTGACTGTCAATTCGTGATTTAGTGAGGGGAAACCAACAATCTTGACCCCTCTCACCAAATAGAAGAAATACTACGAATACGATGCCAGGGTTGTCAGCCACCGTTTACGAATCTATTGATGCAGTCGCGGCCAACCAGTGGAACCACATAGTCGAACAGTCTGACCGTGGTAGTATCTATCAGCGTACGGAGTGGCTAGCTGCACTCGAACAAGGGTTAGACCTCAACGGGAAACACGTCGTCATCGAAAAAAACGCCGAACCGGTAGGTGTGTTCCCGAATCTCGTTGTACCGCTCCGGCTCCCAGACACAGTACGTGAGCAGGTTCCCGATTTGATTATAGAGCGAGCCAAAGAACTTGCTTCAACGCGTCCTGGATTTGGCGGACCAGTCCTCGCTAGCAATGAGAGAAAAGCGCTTGAACTGGCACTTAGCCGGCTTGATGCGGCCTGTGGACCCAAGATCCTCTCTCACTACGTTCGTTCACCAGACGTTGACTATATCCGTTATGCAGAACAGTTCGAGGCACAAGGGTACACTCCAAACGTCTCACGTTGTCGTCCCGTTATTGATCTAAATCGAGAGTATGACGATATTCTCGCAAATATGCACAAGGATCGGCGATATAACATCCGAAAAGCTAGGGAGAACAACGCTGAAATCGTCATCCAACCGCCGACGATCGATGTTCTTCGAAGGTTCCACGCCATCTATAAGGAAACTCTGGATCGTGTAGGGGCGGAACCACAGCCCTTCGCCGTGTTCCGCGAGATCGCAGAACAGTTGGACACAGCAGTTCAGATCGTAACCGCCAAACTTGACGGTAAGCCCGTCGGCCAGCACTTCTATCTCTTGGATGAAATTCAGTCAGCTATACGACACGAATTCTCCGCCGTCACTGCCGACAACTTTCAGTATTACCCTTCAGAACTCATCCACGAGCATATGATGCAATGGGGACAGGTGGAAGGATATCGAACCTACGACTTCGGCCCGACTCCTTCAAATCACGAAGATGGGCTGTTCTCGTACAAAAATCAGTACGGTGGAACAATGCTGCCGATTCTGACTTGGGAACAGAAACAGTCACCGCTCTGGGGACTCTACGCAAAAACTCGAACGCTCTACAAACGGTATAGTCAGGAGCAATGATTGCAGGAGATTATAAACGCGTGGTTCGAAAGGCTCTGATATGACTGACGGTGATGTCCTAGCGATTGCGATCGATGGAGCTTGCTGGCCACTGGTTAATCAGTGGATTGACGACGGCGAGTTGCCGAACATCGCCCGTCTTCGGGAGGAGGGAACCTGGGGTAATCTCGAATCTTGCGTCCCGCCGGTTACCTGTCCTGCATGGAAGTGTTACTCTACAGGCAAAAATCCAGGTAAACTTGGTGTTTTCTGGTGGGAGAACCTTGACCTACACGAACAGACGTCGACGATTCCAACTGCCAACGACTTCACCGAACCTGAACTGTGGGATCTGTTGAACGAAAATGGCATCTCGACCGGTGTCGTCGGGATGCCGCTGACCTATCCCCCAAAATCCTTAGACGGGTTCATGGTCGCAGGAGGCCCTGGTGTTCCCGACACAGGTTTCGCACAACCCCGTTCAGTCGAGGACGAACTGAGAGAGAAATTCGATTATACGCCACGCCCTACCTACCCCAGTAGTGTTGAAGAGGGATCTACAGAGGTGTTCGTTGAAGAGAGCATCGAACAGATTGATCAAGATTTCACAATCGCTGAATATCTTTTCGATGCGTATGAGGTCGACTTTCTCCAAATTTGTTCGTTCGAGATCAACGGCCCACTTCAACATCTCTTTTACGATGGTGAACCGACTAGGCGAGCTTGGCAGGTCATCGACAAACATGTGGGGAGCCTCGCCGATAGGTTCGAGACCGTAGTAATTCACTCTGATCACGGGACAAGCGAGATGGACAAACAGTTCTACATAAACAGTTGGTTGGACCAAGAGGGCTTTCTCACCCGCAAGCAGTCTCATTTCGAGCGGCTAGCATCATACGGACTCACTCGTGACAATATCCGCGGTGCTCTCGAACGTGTGGGGCTCCGCAGGCCACTAAGTAACATCCAGTTCCTGCGGTCACTGGCCCAACACATACCCGACTCAACGGGACAGTTCGGCGAAACAGAGGGGAAAGCGATTTTCGATAAGATCGAATGGGACTCGACCAAGGTCGTCGGGCTTGCACAGGGACCGATCTACATCCATGACACAGAAATGGATGCCGGCACTTACGAAGAACTCCGAGCGGAATTGATCCGAGAACTAGAAACACTCGAAGACGACGAGACCGGCCAGCATCCGATCCAATCAGTATTCAGCCGCGAAGAGATTTATTCTGGACCGTATCTTGAGGATGCACCCGATCTCGTTGCGCTAGATACACCTCGATATCACAACAAGGGTGGCATCGGAAAACAGACGCTTTTCGGAGAGTCTGAGTGGCGCGGAAATAATGCCCGACAAGGACTGTACATCCTCAACGATGGGGCTGAATGCGGAACACGAATCGACGCAGAGATCTACGACCTTGCCCCGACGATTCTCGAACTCTTCGATGTCTCGATACCGGAAGAAATGGACGGGGAGGTGCTTGACGTCGTCGATTAAACGTAACCGAGGTCCTCTAGATGTTCCCGCACCGCATTAGCATTTCCACCGCGGCTTTCCACTGATTCGACGATTTCGTAGTCGCGAAACTCTATCTCTCGATTTTCCTTGTGCGCGGGCGTGAACGCATCCTCGATGACAGATCCATCCATGTCTGAAGATATTGGAACCCCCTGATTGTACAGTATCGTCGGGGCAATATCCAGCAACGACGCGTTGGCACCGGTTCCCGTTGCTGCCCCTTCGCCACTGACGATAAATATTCCATTCCGCTTGTGACCTCCGCTCCGCGATGGTGATGGCGGACGCTCTACTAAGACTTCCGAACCAGGTGACCGACCGGCTTCGAGGGCGTATTCGAAATCCTCGATGGTATAGAGAATATCCGGAGCACGGTCTATCGCTGGTCCTGCATAGAGGTCATCGGGCGAGTAAATTTCGTATGCTAAGCCGTTTTGCTCGAATAGATTAGTTAACTTTTCAACAACTCGCCCCCGGTCTGTTGGATTATCTGAGAGCATATGGATAAATCCCTTGTCACTTGCACAGGCGATGCTACGTTCCGTATCGACAGTTTCTACCGGCGACGGTTTGATCGATCTACCAATGGATTTCGCAAAGTCGTTGAGTATTGGTACGTTACTGACAAGTGGCTCTGCAATCCGACGTAAGTGGGGGAAAAACGTATCTCGGGCACGCTGAAGTGATGATTGGTCGGCTGGGATACGGAGTCCCTCTGATTCAAGCCAATCATTCACATAGAAAGTCCCATTGAATGGTCCAAAGCCGTGGTCGGAAATGAGAATTAGAGTTGCGTCGCGTTTCTGGGCAATCCTGTGGACGGCACCGACAGTCTCGTCAACTTTCTTCCATATATCCTGATAACACAATACACCATCTGTAGCAGTTGAATCGTACAAAACATGTTGCTCATCAATATACTTCCAGTAATAGTGTTGCATCCAGTCAGTAACACTAATGACACCACAAAATACATCAGTGGATCGTTTAGTCAATAGATGTTTAATCATCTCCTTGCGGTTATCGAGATGGTCAAGGAGCGCCATCGAAAGTTCTCCAGGACGTCCAATGTACTTGGGATCAGAAAATGGAACCGTAATCTCGAACTCTCCAGCAACGTCTTCAAGTTCCGATTGGAGTTCCGACGGGTAAGCAAACTTGTCGTCCTCAGGGGCACCAAAGCCACTCACCATGTACCCGTCCACTTCGTAAGGCGGGTGAAGCATAGGGAAGTTGAACACCCCAGTTGATTGTCCTTCCTGGGAAAGTAGATCCCAGAAGCTTCGCCCCTTGAAGTCACGGCTACTCATCGGTTCGAATTCGAATGTGTCAGAGTTTACACGGTTGAGAAAATAGTAGATGCCAGTCTTGCCAGGGTTCTTCCCAGTGGCCATCGATGCCCAGGCAGGGCCACTAGTGGGCGGATACACGCTCTCTAATGAGCCAGAATAGCCGTTATCCTTGAGAGCCGCCAGATTAGGGAGGAGATCTTCCTGAATGAGCTGATCTAGTACACTCCAAGTAGCTCCATCCAATCCCAAGACGATTGTGTCTGTCACTCAATTACTACAGTGGATTTTGTCCGTATATCGTTATTGGTTTTGTGCTACTGAGAAGTGTCAGTCTGCCACATAGTGGATAAGACTAAATCTGATTTCGACAGGGTCAGTCATGATATAGAGCCGACTACATCACAGTTTACTAAATTCAGGACAGACAGGGCATGAGAATACGATCTAAAGACTGAATCGCTCATCAATAGAAAAGTTGATTTGGTCTGTAGAGAGCACTAATTTACATGCCCTCAGTTGCGCTAGGTGTGAAGGTGTTCTCTAGAGTTTCGAAGCTTTCTGAATTGCTAAATTCAATTCCAAAAGGCATATTTGATACCGTCTATGTTGCCGATGATGGGGAAAGTGACCCCCAAAAGAAAGAGTTATATTCAAATAACCATGATTATGATTTAATAATATTAGATTTGGAATATGACTCAGGATTGGGTTTCGGTCGGCGTCGTATTATCGAGGAGATGGATGAGGAATACTTACTCATCGTAGATAGCGACCATGAAGTCCCAGATAATGTTGACGTTCTCATCAATCAGATGGAATCATCTCCAGAGTTTGGAGGCATTGCGGGCCTGTGGCTGGAGGATGGAAGTTTGGTTGGGGGATGCCATGATCTTTTTGAGGAGGGTAAAGTACTAATCCGAGATATTCGAGACGGCAAGGAAGCCTCAATAATTGAAGGCCATCCGATTATTCCGTTTGAATTTGTACCCAACACCGCAATTTTTCGGAGTGCTTGTTTAGATAGCTATGCATGGGATGAGGAATACATCATTGGTTCTGAACATCTCGATTTTTATGTTGGCCACAAACGGCATACAGATTGGAAGTTTGGAGTTTGTCCAAGCGTCCTTTTTCCCCACAAACCGGGAGGAGATAGTAGTTATCTACAGAATCGGCAGAGTGCGGCAAAGAATATGGATAGTAAATCTTATTTTTTAGAAAAGTGGGGATATGAGCAAGTTGTTTGGAATGATGTGTTCCCACCACAATATCAACATCGACAGGTACTTTTGAACCAATATTTACTATCCTCGACCAAGTCAAAAGCTCTCGTTCAATCCTTTCTCGATGCAGTACAAAATATTCGTGGTTTCTTTGCATAATTATTATGTGCCAGATGGGTGTGATTCTCTACAACTTCAGTTCGGTCAGTCTGCTTCTCGTTAAAACTAACTGAGTTCATCCCAACAGTACGAGACTATAGAATACGAATATTTTCAAGCGAATATAAGAGACACTATGGATTGTCTAAAATTATTGTAGTGAATTTATGAGAAGTGTATCATTCTCATCCAGTTGTAA
Protein-coding regions in this window:
- a CDS encoding type IV toxin-antitoxin system AbiEi family antitoxin domain-containing protein: MESTNEEETLRKGLSTRESQALSRLASEDRRVISSSDIADVLDIPRKSATDMAYALKEKGWLERIVHGTYLILPLAAGENPVYTEHEFVIASALVEPMYIGYWSAMNHHELTEQLSRTVYVVTTARARERDIHGVTYRPVSVTEQKFFGYQPTAVGSNQVNISSVEKTLVDCADHPEFCGGISELAKAMQNAGNMRCSWERVVEYLRRVGNGAATKRLVYLADQLDIYLPEYRDLVENFTTGYPLLDPTREATGTRDSTYQLRLNVAPESFLPGDFS
- a CDS encoding nucleotidyl transferase AbiEii/AbiGii toxin family protein, whose protein sequence is MISDAQLRRLARELDVRLGYAEKNYVNSWILWAIYTSPSGDNLLFKGGTALSKLYFPETWRYSEDLDFGVEGAYHGSEVELQSTLEDATSASGIDFEVTKHRELQKEEYPTHYVDIDIQYTAVLGHKNTTSLDVMIDEHVAFASVDHRHSYEDVPEFEVTAYSREEIFAEKLRALYQRSQARDYFDLYRMITEADVDESDVLPAFTRKCEHDGLDIDLRDGLPGEKRNEIRDGWQNTLPDLVADLPEFGPVYDTLEDYVHSLVDEQQR
- a CDS encoding ArsR/SmtB family transcription factor → MNDTGPMDHTAKVARIREVAMTVRDPKNAGEIADAAGVARNTAEKYLTQLVEANTLETIQRGRETCYYPDPVTQYFDQIRDLITEHQKDELTAELAAIRDDIDEWKDAYVVASADELRATVGADIPAAERRQRRHDAEDWEYYEHQATLIKQAIQLYDTIEATRDTRLASAN
- a CDS encoding sugar transferase, with translation MNGGWRYRLLGVLGVAVLSAVAVSLVNNASVQLLVGGLPVLSRLPTDPPGTAELGYEVLTTVVVCLAAFLPLYKPRPRRILDVVALAQKRVLVALFALAAIGYFDYTYRLPRQTVLLLAPLLLVLLPAWFAWIRRRPAAGQERAIVVGDDPELIQEVAREVEIPLLGYLCPTSSFVEVGDGGRVPTMADGGERFVGLDRLGGLSRIEDVLVEYDVNTVVLAFEHADRAEFFGALDACYEHGVAAKVHRDHADSVLTSEDVGVGQLVDVEVEPWDVQDYIVKRGFDVVFSVVGLVVLAPVVVGIALAIKLDDGGSVLYRQERTAVFGETFDVYKFRSMVEDAESETGATISEEDDGGVDPRVTDVGRVLRQTHLDEIPQLWSVLKGDMSVVGPRPERPELDSDIQVGTVDWQKRWFVKPGLTGPAQVSGVTGTEPEEKIRYDLEYVRDQSFGLDLKLVTRQVWRVAIDAVGIDRG
- a CDS encoding DUF2334 domain-containing protein yields the protein MSNSPGVVTVSLDTELAWGCFDTVGVAAHELAYAETRSVIERLCQLFTDYDVSATWALVAHLIDDCSLRSNRHNEMIDPGFEWIDNWADSLPCQSGVDEALWYAPEILETIQDCPTNQEIGLHGYSHMILDEKSCQPDAARQELNSAVSVAEEVGIVPESFVYPRNRIGFRSILADRGFGVYRSPDANWYEQMELPEPVKKGLRFATECLMTTPPPVTPTTVDDLIAVPGSQVFRPSHSGWQYTPSNSQRVRAKKGIERAAKTGEIFHLWFHPFNLAREPDKLLSALEDVLQHVANQRAAGRIEVLSMAEIAQQFRDGRWQEEEMQ
- a CDS encoding glycosyltransferase family 4 protein; this encodes MTEPHVLHLITRFHHGGAEETTINTLEALATDSRAYNLQLGVGASYDSDRLASIEEWGINTVVFDSIRHYNPVAAVIAVVAVARYLRREEIRIVHTHSTEAGIIGRFAARLADVPIVIHEIHGDPVTSDRNQLLNATICRLERLATNSETILLVKSEHIKQAYLDRGIGTSSQYRTIYHGVDLELFQTATPVRDDGVPIVLFIGRLADGKGLYDLLNAVQRLQGKVSFKLLVAGDGPLAKDLTNQVETRGLSGVVELLGYRDDVPGLMASADVLVLPSYREGTPRVITEALAAGTPVVSTQIAGIPEQVEEGVTGFLVEPGDVNNLINRLHRLLADREMRITMGERAMESVTKFDVAEAKEAYRKLYAELLTVNS
- a CDS encoding lipid II:glycine glycyltransferase FemX: MPGLSATVYESIDAVAANQWNHIVEQSDRGSIYQRTEWLAALEQGLDLNGKHVVIEKNAEPVGVFPNLVVPLRLPDTVREQVPDLIIERAKELASTRPGFGGPVLASNERKALELALSRLDAACGPKILSHYVRSPDVDYIRYAEQFEAQGYTPNVSRCRPVIDLNREYDDILANMHKDRRYNIRKARENNAEIVIQPPTIDVLRRFHAIYKETLDRVGAEPQPFAVFREIAEQLDTAVQIVTAKLDGKPVGQHFYLLDEIQSAIRHEFSAVTADNFQYYPSELIHEHMMQWGQVEGYRTYDFGPTPSNHEDGLFSYKNQYGGTMLPILTWEQKQSPLWGLYAKTRTLYKRYSQEQ
- a CDS encoding alkaline phosphatase family protein, encoding MTDGDVLAIAIDGACWPLVNQWIDDGELPNIARLREEGTWGNLESCVPPVTCPAWKCYSTGKNPGKLGVFWWENLDLHEQTSTIPTANDFTEPELWDLLNENGISTGVVGMPLTYPPKSLDGFMVAGGPGVPDTGFAQPRSVEDELREKFDYTPRPTYPSSVEEGSTEVFVEESIEQIDQDFTIAEYLFDAYEVDFLQICSFEINGPLQHLFYDGEPTRRAWQVIDKHVGSLADRFETVVIHSDHGTSEMDKQFYINSWLDQEGFLTRKQSHFERLASYGLTRDNIRGALERVGLRRPLSNIQFLRSLAQHIPDSTGQFGETEGKAIFDKIEWDSTKVVGLAQGPIYIHDTEMDAGTYEELRAELIRELETLEDDETGQHPIQSVFSREEIYSGPYLEDAPDLVALDTPRYHNKGGIGKQTLFGESEWRGNNARQGLYILNDGAECGTRIDAEIYDLAPTILELFDVSIPEEMDGEVLDVVD
- a CDS encoding alkaline phosphatase family protein; protein product: MTDTIVLGLDGATWSVLDQLIQEDLLPNLAALKDNGYSGSLESVYPPTSGPAWASMATGKNPGKTGIYYFLNRVNSDTFEFEPMSSRDFKGRSFWDLLSQEGQSTGVFNFPMLHPPYEVDGYMVSGFGAPEDDKFAYPSELQSELEDVAGEFEITVPFSDPKYIGRPGELSMALLDHLDNRKEMIKHLLTKRSTDVFCGVISVTDWMQHYYWKYIDEQHVLYDSTATDGVLCYQDIWKKVDETVGAVHRIAQKRDATLILISDHGFGPFNGTFYVNDWLESEGLRIPADQSSLQRARDTFFPHLRRIAEPLVSNVPILNDFAKSIGRSIKPSPVETVDTERSIACASDKGFIHMLSDNPTDRGRVVEKLTNLFEQNGLAYEIYSPDDLYAGPAIDRAPDILYTIEDFEYALEAGRSPGSEVLVERPPSPSRSGGHKRNGIFIVSGEGAATGTGANASLLDIAPTILYNQGVPISSDMDGSVIEDAFTPAHKENREIEFRDYEIVESVESRGGNANAVREHLEDLGYV